In a single window of the Ooceraea biroi isolate clonal line C1 chromosome 8, Obir_v5.4, whole genome shotgun sequence genome:
- the LOC105275560 gene encoding lipid droplet-associated hydrolase, whose amino-acid sequence MRRALITNNEVQTEVISEGRWIEEDPLPHSSKHVVLVIPGNPGIPRFYEEFVKTLNSKLTSDIPVWIIGHAGHVQPPENLEIAMPSDKKWAEYYGLTAQIRHKAEFIKKYIPEDAQLHIIGHSIGAWIALNLLKDSDINKRIRKCYLLFPTIEYMAESRNGIFFTNFITRFSTFLIFLSWIFTMLTPLFLQMLFIRIFCTLHGIPEKHAKLIQELLNPKVLRRIIKLANEELKCVREADHETISKYANNLWFYYGAKDGWVPVKYYRDMISKHPDLNAQLCKRGLRHSFVLNDSVDMGNIVGDVIQEDSS is encoded by the exons ATGCGACGAGCATTAATCACTAACAACGAAGTGCAAACCGAGGTAATATCAGAAGGGCGTTGGATAGAAGAAGATCCGCTTCCGCATTCCAGCAAGCATGTAGTACTTGTCATTCCTGGGAATCCGGGTATTCCGCGATTTTACGAAGAATTTGTGAAGACTCTCAACTCAAAATTGACATCGGATATACCTGTGTGGATTATCGGGCATGCTGGACATGTCCAGCCTCCAGAAAATTTGGAAATTGCTATGCCTAGTGACAAAAAATGGGCGGAGTATTATGGTCTAACGGCACAAATTCGGCATAAG GCAGAATTCATAAAGAAGTATATTCCAGAGGATGCTCAACTACATATTATTGGACATTCCATAGGTGCTTGGATCGCACTCAATTTACTGAAGGATTCTGATATTAATAAGAGGATAAGAAAGTGTTATCTGTTATTTCCTACAATAGAATACATGGCAGAAAGTCGCAATGGGATCTTCTTTACTAACTTT atAACACGATTTTCAACGTTCTTGATCTTTCTCTCCTGGATCTTTACAATGCTGACCCCATTATTCTTACAAATGTTATTCATACGTATTTTTTGTACACTTCACGGGATTCCAGAAAAACATGCCAAGTTGATTCAGGAACTGTTAAATCCAAAAGTCCTGCGTAGGATAATAAAACTTGCCAACGAAGAGCTAAAATGTGTTAGAGAAGCTGACCACGAAACTATATCGAAATATGCAAATAACCTTTGGTTTTATTATGGTGCTAAGGATGGATGGGTCCCAGTGAAGTACTATAGAGATATGATATCAAAGCATCCTGATTTAAATGCTCAATTGTGTAAGCGTGGCCTTCGCCATTCCTTCGTACTAAACGACAGCGTGGACATGGGGAATATCGTCGGTGATGTCATACAGGAAGATTCAAGTTAA